The following coding sequences lie in one Flavobacteriales bacterium genomic window:
- a CDS encoding glycosyltransferase family 2 protein, protein MSFYLQHHLYFKTPFVALNPKKSLGIIVVIPCYNEVGLLNALSSLSQCEKPDCSVEVTTVFNSAASDSDVVVATNTKMLNDALKWSSEQVNDWINFHFIDVKNISDKDAGVGLARKIGMDEAVIRFEELNKDGIIACFDADATCQLNYLVELEKHFKQHPESPACSIHFEHPIEGKEFSKQNYEAIAAYELHLRYYKNALKFCGFPYAFHTIGSSMAVKSKAYQKQGGMNKRKAGEDFYFLQKMMVLGGFTELTTTTIFPSPRISDRVPFGTGRAMQNYLRQENPDYLTYDFQSFLDLKVLVDSLDELYNLFCHSESVELSIDLPKSVSEYLKTIDFAGNILKIRDNSTSFNHFKKLFFNWFNAFKVLKFMHFSRDNFYKDVWVEDAAKELLNLLKLSSQNEKELLTILRKIDVKE, encoded by the coding sequence ATGAGTTTCTATTTGCAACATCACCTTTATTTCAAGACACCTTTTGTAGCCCTTAATCCTAAAAAATCTTTAGGTATAATAGTGGTAATTCCTTGTTATAATGAGGTGGGATTATTAAATGCATTATCGAGTTTAAGCCAATGTGAAAAACCCGATTGTAGTGTAGAAGTGACAACTGTTTTTAATAGTGCAGCATCTGACTCTGATGTTGTTGTAGCAACCAATACTAAAATGTTAAATGATGCTTTAAAATGGAGTTCAGAACAAGTTAATGATTGGATAAATTTTCACTTTATTGATGTAAAAAATATTTCTGATAAAGATGCAGGTGTTGGATTGGCTCGTAAAATTGGAATGGATGAGGCGGTAATTCGATTTGAAGAACTAAATAAAGATGGAATTATTGCTTGTTTTGATGCAGATGCTACTTGTCAGCTCAATTATTTGGTAGAATTGGAAAAACATTTTAAACAACATCCAGAATCTCCAGCTTGCTCCATTCATTTTGAACATCCTATTGAAGGAAAGGAATTTTCTAAACAAAATTATGAAGCGATTGCTGCTTACGAATTGCATTTAAGGTATTATAAAAACGCTCTGAAATTTTGTGGTTTTCCTTATGCTTTTCATACCATTGGTTCTAGTATGGCTGTAAAAAGTAAAGCGTACCAAAAACAAGGCGGAATGAATAAACGAAAAGCAGGGGAAGATTTTTATTTTTTACAAAAAATGATGGTGTTGGGCGGTTTTACAGAATTAACAACTACCACTATTTTTCCTTCACCTCGTATTTCTGATAGAGTACCTTTTGGTACTGGTAGAGCCATGCAGAATTATTTAAGGCAAGAAAACCCTGATTATCTTACTTATGATTTTCAGTCGTTTTTAGATTTAAAAGTTTTAGTAGATAGTTTGGATGAGTTGTATAATTTGTTCTGTCATAGTGAGTCTGTCGAACTATCTATTGATTTACCTAAATCAGTTTCAGAATATTTAAAAACAATTGATTTTGCTGGTAATATTTTAAAAATTAGAGATAACAGTACGTCTTTTAATCACTTTAAAAAACTGTTCTTTAATTGGTTTAATGCCTTTAAAGTGTTAAAGTTTATGCATTTTTCACGTGATAATTTTTATAAAGATGTTTGGGTTGAAGATGCTGCAAAGGAGTTGTTAAACCTATTAAAATTATCTTCTCAAAATGAAAAAGAATTGTTAACAATTCTTAGAAAAATAGATGTAAAAGAATAA
- a CDS encoding T9SS type A sorting domain-containing protein, whose protein sequence is MKKLLQFFTLFVLISLSIQTNAQNTCATPFLFETGSTYSYTLDTNTSNQDTVYYDCLSTQPNPLWLYLNKCSSAPIDITMSATGIGGSGLDADFVAWGPLTTFDDCNLNVSNVVDCSYDPSPTETINISNSQIGIYKIMITNYSNQAGTIQFSQTSGAGYTCDTGIFCNFPPTELCKITTDHSINKNIVSWVKDSLFVGDFQVQKETTTAGVYSTIGVVNSASSLLFTDTISNPIQQPYKYRLLSIDTCGNVKTSNSHKTIHLLSSINLTTNYPQLSWTNYVGFNYATYYIYRGTSPTNIVLYDSISSSFNSYVDVNPVAGNLYYAIGVNLPSPCTSAGSLKTQVESIYSNISPVNVVSINEINTIGFNLFPNPANELLNISFGTETVTAKMRLTDLFGRILLSKSYNSVNKDVLDLSKLPQGYYFILLESDKGISRQTFIKTK, encoded by the coding sequence ATGAAAAAGTTACTCCAGTTTTTCACTCTTTTCGTTCTAATTTCACTTTCAATTCAAACCAATGCACAAAACACTTGTGCAACGCCTTTTTTGTTTGAAACAGGTAGTACTTATAGTTATACTTTAGATACGAATACATCAAATCAAGATACAGTTTATTATGATTGTTTATCGACCCAGCCTAATCCACTATGGTTGTATTTAAATAAATGTAGTTCAGCTCCAATAGACATCACAATGAGTGCAACAGGTATAGGGGGGAGTGGATTAGATGCTGATTTTGTAGCATGGGGTCCATTAACTACTTTTGATGATTGTAATTTAAATGTGTCTAATGTCGTGGATTGTAGTTATGATCCATCTCCAACGGAGACTATAAATATATCTAATAGTCAGATAGGGATTTATAAGATAATGATTACCAATTACTCAAATCAGGCAGGTACAATTCAGTTTTCACAAACAAGTGGAGCTGGTTATACTTGTGATACAGGCATTTTTTGTAATTTCCCTCCAACTGAGTTATGTAAAATAACAACTGATCATTCAATTAATAAAAATATTGTTAGTTGGGTTAAAGATTCTTTGTTTGTTGGTGATTTCCAAGTGCAAAAAGAAACAACTACAGCAGGGGTTTATTCAACTATTGGAGTTGTGAATTCTGCAAGTTCTCTATTATTTACTGATACTATTTCAAATCCAATACAACAACCTTATAAATATCGATTGCTAAGTATAGATACTTGTGGTAATGTGAAAACGAGTAATTCACATAAAACAATACATTTATTGTCATCAATTAATTTAACAACAAACTACCCTCAATTAAGTTGGACTAATTATGTTGGGTTTAATTACGCTACATATTACATTTACAGAGGTACATCGCCGACAAACATTGTATTGTATGACTCCATTTCATCTTCGTTTAATTCCTATGTAGATGTTAATCCTGTTGCTGGTAATTTATATTATGCTATTGGAGTAAATCTTCCTTCGCCATGTACTAGTGCTGGTTCTTTAAAAACTCAAGTGGAAAGTATTTATTCAAACATATCACCAGTAAATGTAGTTTCGATTAATGAGATAAATACTATTGGGTTTAATCTCTTTCCAAATCCAGCAAATGAATTGTTAAATATATCATTTGGGACTGAGACTGTAACTGCAAAAATGAGGTTGACTGATTTGTTTGGTAGGATACTGCTCTCAAAGAGTTATAATAGTGTGAATAAAGATGTCCTTGATTTGAGTAAATTGCCTCAAGGTTACTATTTTATATTATTAGAATCTGATAAAGGTATTTCTAGACAAACATTTATTAAAACAAAATAG
- a CDS encoding SAM-dependent methyltransferase yields MNNTGILYLIPITLGDGTFSQVIPEYNNAIINEIDVYIVENIKTARRFLKKAGIIKPIDELTFFEIGKRSETAMYPSYIKALAEGKNIGVLSEAGCPGVADPGAEIVALAQEKNYKVVPLVGPSSILLSLMASGFNGQSFCFNGYLPIEQKDRIYKLKDLERLAFREKQTQLFIETPYRNMPLLKDILSTLNNNTKLCIAVDITLATEEIFTKSIEDWKKETKLDLNKRPCIFLIG; encoded by the coding sequence ATGAATAATACAGGCATTTTATATTTAATTCCCATCACTTTAGGCGATGGTACATTTTCTCAAGTAATTCCAGAATACAACAATGCCATTATTAATGAAATTGATGTTTACATTGTTGAAAACATAAAAACTGCTCGTCGATTTTTAAAAAAAGCTGGTATTATTAAACCTATTGACGAACTTACTTTTTTTGAAATTGGTAAACGTAGCGAAACTGCCATGTACCCAAGCTATATTAAAGCTTTAGCTGAAGGAAAAAACATTGGAGTTTTATCAGAAGCGGGATGCCCTGGAGTAGCAGACCCAGGAGCAGAAATCGTAGCTCTAGCACAAGAAAAAAACTATAAAGTGGTTCCTTTGGTTGGTCCTTCATCTATTTTGTTATCTTTAATGGCAAGCGGTTTTAACGGACAAAGTTTTTGTTTTAACGGCTACCTACCAATCGAGCAAAAAGACAGAATTTACAAATTAAAAGATTTAGAGCGTTTGGCTTTTAGAGAAAAACAAACACAATTGTTTATCGAAACCCCTTATAGAAACATGCCTTTGTTAAAAGATATATTATCAACCTTAAACAACAACACCAAGCTCTGTATTGCAGTTGATATTACTTTAGCTACCGAAGAAATTTTCACCAAAAGCATTGAAGATTGGAAAAAAGAAACCAAACTCGATTTAAATAAAAGACCTTGCATATTTTTGATTGGGTAA
- a CDS encoding low molecular weight phosphotyrosine protein phosphatase, with amino-acid sequence MIKVLFVCLGNICRSAMAQGVLEQKVKEQNLPVFVDSAGTSNYHIGDQPDKRMIKKGLEYNIDISCQRARQFTVNDFDAFDYIFAMDKSNFDNINRLARNNSDKQKVKLYLDYSYPNQQKSVPDPYYGGEDGFEEVYQLLNYATDIFIKSISHE; translated from the coding sequence ATGATTAAAGTTTTATTTGTCTGCTTGGGTAATATTTGTCGTTCAGCAATGGCACAAGGGGTGCTAGAACAAAAAGTGAAAGAACAAAACTTACCTGTCTTTGTTGATTCTGCAGGAACTTCAAATTACCACATAGGTGACCAACCTGATAAGCGAATGATAAAAAAAGGATTGGAATACAACATTGATATTTCATGCCAACGAGCTAGACAATTTACTGTTAATGATTTTGATGCGTTCGACTACATTTTTGCTATGGATAAAAGCAATTTCGATAACATTAACCGATTAGCAAGAAACAACTCCGACAAACAAAAAGTAAAGTTATATTTAGACTACTCCTACCCCAACCAACAAAAAAGTGTACCCGACCCTTATTATGGAGGCGAAGATGGATTTGAAGAAGTTTACCAATTATTGAATTACGCAACCGATATATTTATCAAATCAATTTCTCATGAATAA
- the dnaA gene encoding chromosomal replication initiator protein DnaA: MQKDFTTVWDNCLQIIKDNVSLQSYKTWFEPIKAVKLKDKVLTIQVPSQFFYEWLEEHYVTILKKTIKKELGAEGRLEYSIVMENNQNSSNKPYTVKIPATNRQALKNNPVNMPIDLNKDKSIRNPFIIPGLQKINVDSQLNPNYSFKNFVEGDCNRLARSAGFAVAKNPGGTAFNPLLIYGGVGLGKTHLAHAIGIDVKNKFPNKTVLYVSSEKFTHQFIDAVRNNEQNDFIHFYQMIDVLIIDDVQFFAGKAKTQDVFFHIFNHLHQSGKQIILTADKAPVEIIGMEQRLLSRFKWGLAADLQAPELETRIAILEMKMYNEGLELPKDVVEYIAYSITTNVRELEGALISLLAQSSLNKKAINLDLARQMVDKFVKNTAREVSIDYIQKVVCDYFEMQIENLKSKTRKREVVQARQIAMYFSKQMTKSSLATIGMHCGGKDHATVLHACKTVNNLMDTDKRFRGYIEDLKKKISLQ; the protein is encoded by the coding sequence ATGCAAAAAGATTTTACAACAGTATGGGATAATTGCCTTCAAATTATTAAGGATAATGTGAGCTTGCAAAGCTACAAAACATGGTTTGAGCCAATTAAAGCTGTAAAGTTGAAAGATAAAGTCTTGACTATTCAGGTTCCTAGTCAATTTTTCTACGAATGGCTAGAAGAACATTATGTAACCATTTTAAAGAAAACTATTAAAAAAGAACTAGGTGCTGAAGGAAGATTGGAATACAGTATTGTGATGGAAAATAACCAAAACAGTAGCAACAAACCATACACAGTAAAAATTCCTGCAACCAACAGACAAGCTTTAAAAAACAACCCAGTTAATATGCCTATTGATTTGAACAAAGACAAATCAATAAGAAACCCTTTTATTATTCCAGGTTTACAAAAAATAAATGTTGATTCACAATTAAACCCTAACTACTCTTTTAAGAATTTTGTTGAAGGTGATTGTAACAGATTAGCTCGTTCAGCTGGTTTTGCAGTAGCAAAAAACCCAGGTGGAACTGCTTTTAACCCATTATTGATTTATGGTGGTGTTGGTTTAGGAAAAACTCACTTGGCTCACGCTATTGGTATTGATGTGAAAAACAAATTCCCAAACAAAACGGTTTTATACGTTTCGTCAGAGAAGTTTACTCACCAATTTATTGATGCAGTTAGAAATAACGAACAAAACGATTTTATCCACTTCTATCAAATGATTGATGTGTTGATTATTGACGATGTTCAGTTTTTTGCTGGAAAAGCAAAAACACAAGATGTTTTCTTTCACATATTCAACCACTTACACCAATCAGGCAAACAAATTATTTTAACTGCTGATAAAGCTCCTGTTGAAATAATTGGCATGGAACAACGCTTGTTATCTCGTTTTAAATGGGGTTTAGCTGCAGATTTACAAGCTCCTGAATTGGAAACTCGTATTGCCATTTTAGAAATGAAAATGTACAACGAAGGTTTAGAATTACCTAAAGACGTTGTAGAATATATCGCTTACAGCATCACAACTAACGTTAGAGAATTAGAGGGTGCGTTGATTTCATTACTTGCTCAATCATCATTAAACAAAAAAGCAATCAATTTAGATTTGGCTCGCCAAATGGTTGACAAGTTTGTGAAAAACACAGCTCGTGAAGTTTCTATCGACTACATCCAAAAAGTGGTTTGCGATTATTTCGAAATGCAAATTGAAAATTTAAAATCAAAAACCAGAAAAAGAGAAGTGGTACAGGCTCGTCAAATAGCCATGTATTTTTCTAAACAAATGACTAAATCGAGCCTTGCAACAATTGGTATGCACTGCGGAGGAAAAGACCACGCAACTGTACTGCACGCTTGTAAAACAGTTAACAATTTAATGGATACCGACAAACGTTTTAGAGGTTACATCGAAGATTTAAAGAAAAAAATTAGCTTACAATAA
- a CDS encoding metallophosphatase — MKEYSYTRLTSRRKFIKQSLLAGGGLLALNAIPLSSFALKDNKYTKITILHTNDVHSHIEPFPNNDPKYPNLGGAARRAALINKIRSEEQHVLLLDAGDVFQGTPYFNKYLGELDFKLMSLMQYDAATIGNHDFDNGIDGLKNMLPHASFPFINSNYDLSNTLLNNDVLKHKTFIKDNIKIGVFGLGVELNGLVSKNLYKETVYLNPIEIANQKATFLKEEEKCDLVICLSHLGYSYKSNTISDLILAEKTQNIDLIIGGHTHTFLEKPTEIKNLAQKKVLVNQVGWAGINLGRVDFFVTTKKSASYYQSSVHQV; from the coding sequence ATGAAAGAATATTCATACACAAGATTAACAAGTAGACGGAAATTCATCAAACAGTCCTTATTGGCTGGAGGTGGACTTTTAGCATTAAATGCTATACCATTATCTTCGTTTGCCTTAAAGGATAACAAATACACAAAAATCACCATACTTCACACCAACGACGTTCACAGCCACATTGAGCCTTTTCCGAACAACGACCCTAAATACCCAAATCTTGGAGGAGCTGCACGCAGAGCAGCCTTAATCAATAAAATTAGAAGCGAAGAACAACACGTATTGTTGTTAGATGCCGGAGATGTTTTTCAAGGAACGCCATACTTTAATAAGTACTTGGGTGAGTTGGATTTTAAGCTAATGAGTTTAATGCAATACGATGCTGCAACTATTGGAAACCATGATTTCGACAATGGCATTGATGGTTTAAAAAATATGTTGCCTCATGCCTCTTTTCCTTTTATCAATTCCAATTACGATTTAAGCAATACCTTATTAAATAATGATGTGCTAAAACATAAAACATTTATTAAAGACAACATTAAAATTGGTGTTTTTGGTTTGGGAGTGGAGCTAAATGGATTAGTGAGTAAAAATTTATATAAAGAAACGGTGTATTTAAACCCCATCGAAATTGCCAACCAAAAAGCTACTTTTTTAAAAGAAGAAGAAAAATGTGATTTAGTGATTTGTCTATCTCATTTAGGATATTCATACAAATCGAATACGATTAGTGATCTCATTTTAGCCGAAAAAACGCAGAATATTGACCTAATTATCGGTGGACATACCCATACTTTTCTAGAAAAACCTACCGAAATCAAAAATTTAGCTCAAAAAAAGGTATTAGTAAATCAAGTTGGTTGGGCAGGAATTAATTTAGGACGTGTAGATTTTTTCGTAACTACCAAGAAATCTGCAAGCTACTACCAATCAAGTGTACATCAAGTTTAG
- a CDS encoding 5'-nucleotidase C-terminal domain-containing protein: protein MKKQSFYTISFIAFSFFLVLNGCKTNEGYTAKSNTIKIDSTLNSLESTKTFIQPYKESLDAEMNEVLVYSEKAMIKGTPESELGNFVADLSLKIITEKFPEANIDFCLLNNGGLRTSLPQGAITRGKIFELMPFDNELVIVTINRDALNMLVGYLYREGGQPISKGITLVEYIEMRSDVMDAKFLIKESKYRKNETFQILTTDYLAGGGDKMYFFLNPIKIENTQLKLRDAIIEHCIEEHKKGNKINAELDERIFIHKINK from the coding sequence TTGAAAAAACAGTCTTTTTATACCATTTCTTTTATTGCCTTTAGTTTCTTCCTTGTATTAAATGGATGCAAAACTAATGAAGGTTATACCGCCAAATCGAACACCATTAAAATTGATTCTACACTTAACAGCCTTGAATCTACCAAAACATTTATACAACCTTACAAAGAAAGTTTAGATGCCGAAATGAACGAAGTATTGGTGTATTCGGAAAAAGCCATGATTAAAGGAACTCCTGAAAGCGAACTCGGTAATTTTGTTGCCGATTTGAGTTTAAAAATAATTACTGAAAAATTTCCAGAGGCTAACATCGATTTTTGCTTACTCAACAATGGTGGTTTACGTACCAGTTTACCGCAAGGAGCTATTACAAGAGGTAAAATATTCGAATTAATGCCTTTTGATAATGAGTTAGTGATTGTTACTATTAATAGAGATGCCCTAAATATGTTAGTAGGTTACTTATATAGAGAAGGTGGTCAACCTATATCAAAAGGAATTACATTGGTTGAATATATTGAAATGAGAAGTGATGTGATGGATGCAAAGTTTTTAATTAAAGAAAGCAAGTATAGAAAAAACGAAACTTTCCAAATATTAACAACCGACTATTTAGCTGGTGGTGGTGATAAAATGTACTTCTTCTTAAACCCAATAAAAATTGAAAACACACAACTTAAATTAAGGGATGCCATTATTGAGCATTGTATCGAAGAACACAAAAAAGGCAATAAAATAAATGCTGAGTTAGATGAAAGAATATTCATACACAAGATTAACAAGTAG
- a CDS encoding acyl-CoA thioesterase: MYKSENTVRVRYSETDQMGYCYYGNYAAFFEVARVEALRKLGMTYKQMELDGIAMPVLEYQIKYYKPAFYDDIIRIETTIDEMPNVRIYFSYKCYNEKNELINEAKTSLVFVSMTTGKPCVAPEHFLKALKEFY, translated from the coding sequence ATGTATAAATCAGAAAATACAGTAAGGGTTAGGTATTCGGAAACCGACCAAATGGGATATTGTTATTACGGTAATTATGCTGCTTTTTTTGAAGTGGCAAGGGTAGAGGCGTTGCGTAAGTTGGGTATGACCTACAAACAAATGGAGTTAGATGGTATTGCTATGCCTGTGTTGGAGTATCAAATTAAATATTACAAACCAGCTTTCTACGACGATATTATTCGAATAGAAACCACCATTGATGAGATGCCGAATGTGCGTATTTACTTCTCGTACAAATGTTACAACGAAAAAAACGAATTGATTAACGAAGCAAAAACATCGTTGGTTTTTGTAAGCATGACTACTGGGAAACCTTGTGTTGCTCCAGAACACTTTTTAAAAGCCTTGAAGGAGTTTTATTAA
- a CDS encoding Fic family protein has product MSKLINILKTLRTEKNLSVKEVSVQLGMDYTLYSRFENGSRIPNKEHIIKIASFYNIALNELLVVWLSEKIYNEIKDEEIGLQALQLAENRIAYGKTTFVNHSLIEEINQLKQQLDKIRPLSKSHIKKLFEYYKIEYTFDSNRIEGNTLTLQETALVVEKGLTISGKTVQEHFEAVNHAEAIDLLYDFVDANSAITEHLIKQIHGLILRGIDKENAGRYRSVNVRISGSKHLPPEPYLLNKLMEDYIIFYNENHNKLHPVILAAEMHERLVTIHPFIDGNGRTSRLIMNLVLLQAGYPITNISSERENRLAYYKALEDVQINKDKKPFYEFVASSTIKSLRDFIKMAE; this is encoded by the coding sequence ATGAGCAAATTAATCAACATATTAAAAACATTAAGAACCGAAAAAAATCTTTCAGTTAAAGAGGTTTCTGTTCAACTTGGTATGGATTACACGCTTTATAGTAGGTTCGAAAATGGTAGCCGAATTCCAAATAAAGAGCATATTATAAAAATAGCTAGTTTTTATAACATTGCCTTAAACGAATTGTTGGTGGTGTGGTTGAGTGAAAAAATATACAATGAAATAAAAGATGAAGAAATAGGCTTACAAGCACTTCAACTTGCCGAAAATAGAATTGCCTACGGAAAAACTACTTTTGTTAACCATAGTTTAATTGAAGAAATAAACCAACTCAAACAACAGCTTGACAAAATTAGACCTTTATCTAAAAGCCATATTAAAAAGTTATTTGAGTACTACAAAATTGAATATACTTTCGATAGCAATAGGATAGAAGGCAACACGCTTACATTGCAAGAAACGGCGTTGGTTGTTGAAAAAGGGCTAACCATTAGTGGTAAAACTGTTCAAGAACATTTCGAAGCTGTTAATCATGCCGAAGCCATTGATTTACTTTATGATTTTGTTGATGCCAACAGTGCTATAACCGAGCATTTAATTAAACAAATTCACGGATTAATTTTACGTGGTATCGATAAAGAAAATGCTGGCAGATATAGAAGTGTTAATGTTAGAATTTCTGGTAGTAAACATCTGCCTCCAGAACCCTACTTGCTTAACAAACTCATGGAAGATTACATCATTTTCTACAATGAAAATCACAACAAGTTACACCCTGTAATTTTAGCTGCAGAAATGCACGAACGCTTGGTTACTATTCATCCATTTATTGATGGAAATGGGCGAACTTCAAGGTTAATCATGAACTTGGTGCTTTTACAAGCTGGTTATCCAATCACAAATATTAGTAGCGAACGAGAAAACCGTTTGGCTTATTACAAAGCACTAGAAGATGTTCAAATAAATAAGGATAAAAAGCCTTTTTATGAATTTGTTGCTTCAAGCACCATTAAAAGTCTTCGTGATTTTATAAAAATGGCAGAATAA
- a CDS encoding M3 family metallopeptidase, which translates to MNPLLSAFNTPYHTAPFSQIKNEHFKPAIENGIAVARKEIDAIVSNTETPSFKNTIEALDFSGELLSTVTSVFFNLNSAETNDEIQKIAQEVSPLLTEYANDIALNEDLFKRVKAVFENAAIKKDLTAEQAMLLDKTYKGFVRNGANLNDSDKETLRKIDKELSKLSLNFGENVLAETNKYEMLITNKEDLAGLPEGVVEAAAITAKSKNKEGWLFTLAYPSYIPFMTYAENRALRQQLYMANATKSCKGDELDNQQTVLRIVELRYQRANLLGYKNHAHFVLEEQMAQTPEKVKSFLNDLLQKAKPFALNEMDELTKFAQSIGFEDTTLQAWDTAFYKEKLKQKLFSLDDEILKPYFKLENVVDGVFQVASKLYGLKFKEITNIDKYHPEVTTYEVTDQNNELVALFYADFHPREGKRNGAWMTSFNDQYIKDGKNNRPHIVNVCNFTKPTDTKPSLLTFNEVTTLFHEFGHALHGMLANTVYSSLSGTSVYRDFVELPSQVLENWCYEEEALKLFAKHYQTNEIIPIELIEKIKASANFMEATNIVRQLNFGILDMAWHTTNPSEINNVFDFEHQATKATQLTPIVKNTCVSTAFSHIFQGGYSSGYYSYKWAEVLDADAFDYFKEHGIFNTTIADKFKEFVLSKGGSEHPMDLYIKFRGKEPDSNALLKRAGLLVETV; encoded by the coding sequence ATGAATCCTCTTTTATCAGCGTTTAACACTCCTTATCATACAGCTCCATTTTCTCAAATAAAAAACGAACACTTTAAACCAGCAATTGAAAACGGAATTGCAGTAGCTCGTAAAGAAATTGATGCTATTGTTTCAAACACTGAAACACCTAGTTTTAAAAACACTATTGAAGCCTTAGATTTTAGTGGCGAGTTGTTAAGTACTGTTACTTCTGTATTTTTTAATTTAAATTCTGCCGAAACCAACGACGAAATTCAAAAAATTGCTCAAGAAGTTTCTCCTTTGTTAACCGAATACGCTAACGACATTGCACTAAACGAAGATTTATTTAAACGAGTAAAAGCTGTTTTTGAAAATGCAGCAATTAAAAAAGACTTAACTGCCGAACAAGCCATGTTGTTGGATAAAACCTACAAAGGTTTTGTTAGAAACGGAGCAAACTTAAATGATTCGGACAAAGAAACATTAAGAAAAATTGATAAAGAATTATCTAAGCTTTCGTTAAACTTTGGTGAAAACGTTTTGGCAGAAACCAACAAATACGAAATGCTTATCACCAACAAAGAAGATTTGGCTGGTTTACCAGAAGGCGTTGTTGAAGCTGCGGCAATAACTGCAAAAAGTAAAAATAAAGAAGGTTGGTTATTTACCCTGGCTTACCCAAGCTACATTCCTTTTATGACTTATGCCGAAAACCGAGCATTAAGACAACAACTTTACATGGCTAATGCTACAAAAAGCTGTAAAGGCGATGAGTTGGATAATCAACAAACCGTGTTACGAATAGTTGAATTGCGTTACCAACGTGCCAATTTATTGGGATATAAAAACCATGCCCACTTTGTGTTGGAAGAACAAATGGCACAAACGCCTGAAAAGGTTAAATCATTTTTAAACGATTTACTGCAAAAAGCAAAGCCTTTTGCCTTAAACGAAATGGATGAGCTTACAAAATTTGCTCAATCGATTGGTTTTGAAGATACAACATTACAAGCTTGGGATACCGCTTTTTATAAAGAAAAATTAAAACAAAAACTGTTTAGTTTAGACGATGAAATTTTAAAACCATATTTCAAATTGGAAAATGTGGTGGATGGTGTTTTTCAAGTTGCCAGTAAACTCTACGGCTTAAAATTCAAAGAAATTACCAATATCGACAAGTATCACCCTGAAGTAACCACTTACGAAGTAACCGACCAAAACAATGAATTGGTTGCCTTATTTTATGCCGATTTCCATCCGCGCGAAGGTAAACGAAACGGTGCTTGGATGACTTCGTTTAACGACCAATACATTAAAGACGGTAAAAACAACCGACCACACATTGTTAACGTGTGCAACTTTACCAAACCAACCGACACCAAACCATCATTGTTAACCTTTAACGAAGTAACTACCTTGTTTCACGAATTTGGACATGCTTTACATGGTATGTTAGCCAACACCGTTTATTCTAGCTTATCGGGCACAAGCGTTTACCGCGATTTTGTTGAATTACCATCGCAAGTATTAGAAAACTGGTGCTACGAAGAAGAAGCCTTAAAACTGTTTGCAAAACATTACCAAACCAATGAAATTATACCAATAGAGTTGATTGAAAAAATTAAAGCTTCAGCTAACTTTATGGAAGCTACCAACATTGTACGACAATTAAATTTTGGAATTTTAGACATGGCTTGGCACACCACCAACCCAAGTGAAATTAACAATGTTTTTGACTTTGAACACCAAGCCACTAAAGCAACTCAGTTAACTCCAATTGTAAAAAACACTTGTGTAAGCACAGCGTTTTCTCATATTTTTCAAGGAGGATATTCTTCAGGGTACTACTCTTACAAATGGGCAGAAGTGTTGGATGCCGATGCGTTCGACTACTTTAAAGAACACGGTATTTTTAACACTACCATAGCCGATAAATTTAAAGAGTTTGTGTTATCGAAAGGTGGCTCGGAGCACCCAATGGATTTATACATTAAATTTAGAGGTAAAGAACCTGATAGCAATGCCTTATTAAAAAGAGCTGGGTTGTTGGTTGAAACAGTTTAG